One region of Polynucleobacter sp. SHI8 genomic DNA includes:
- a CDS encoding YbaY family lipoprotein, whose translation MIIKYRHPIWIVGVFAIFNILGCGAMNQQDKIQGSVTYLERIALPPGSQLEIVLADVSLADAPYQAIAEKRINPAGQVPIQFELNYDPKKIMTNHTFAVMARITNDGQLLFINDQSYQVITRGRPNTVEMVLKKVNAR comes from the coding sequence ATGATCATAAAATATCGTCACCCAATTTGGATCGTTGGGGTTTTTGCCATTTTTAACATCCTCGGCTGTGGAGCCATGAATCAGCAAGATAAAATTCAAGGATCTGTAACCTACCTAGAGCGTATTGCGTTGCCACCAGGATCGCAACTAGAAATTGTTTTAGCAGATGTATCCCTTGCGGACGCACCTTACCAAGCCATTGCGGAGAAAAGAATTAACCCTGCGGGACAGGTGCCCATTCAATTTGAATTGAACTATGACCCAAAAAAAATCATGACTAACCATACCTTTGCTGTGATGGCACGTATCACGAATGACGGTCAGTTATTGTTTATCAATGATCAATCGTATCAAGTCATCACACGAGGACGACCGAATACAGTTGAGATGGTGTTAAAAAAAGTGAATGCGCGCTAA